The following proteins are co-located in the Fusobacteria bacterium ZRK30 genome:
- a CDS encoding RNA-directed DNA polymerase — MCSATDIIKAEFKEDGFFSEYLPSNFNLSNSRINIFNIKPSNKTDYIDPYKYTMSRFSKEESRRRTIHLPELAPYVLVSNYICDEDILSELIDFTETYGDNSFSKLLYSDKTIYRHDKDYSNLITTTDESDLTYLPNIEKKINKAKGAKGVLHLDISNCYGSIYTHLLPSILLGYEKSFLCFRNNGKPNLSITPQEANDYCKYKELDSKVGLLNGKRTNGLLTGSLISSFLVESFLTRIDIEIERLGINFSRYVDDYEIYIYDETNIDALTAQLREVLSKYHLDFNNEKAKFLKFPYYVVENLQQIYSKYTRSKMTNSELMKLFNKYFELENSGIKGAIRFLIKSIDDKLDLDNKVLYSSFLLNVLVNDKRSLTKVCELIISENIEVDEKYFEIIINLLHQNIKNKNDLEVIWLIYLLKSLRKVTLGKDLLSKIIESENELAIIMLMEEYGQEINDYNLKEDIINLNCSWILSAQLYLKDYITKEEFSLKSEIKFNLPFYSRLRAKKFTFYKPIGTQ, encoded by the coding sequence ATGTGTAGTGCTACTGATATAATAAAAGCAGAATTTAAAGAAGATGGTTTTTTTTCAGAATATTTACCATCTAACTTTAATCTTTCAAATAGTCGAATCAATATTTTTAATATTAAACCAAGTAATAAAACAGACTACATCGATCCTTATAAATATACCATGAGTAGGTTTTCTAAAGAAGAAAGTAGACGAAGAACGATACACTTACCTGAATTAGCTCCTTATGTATTAGTTTCTAACTATATTTGTGATGAAGATATTCTTTCTGAACTCATTGATTTTACAGAAACATATGGTGATAATTCATTTTCTAAACTTCTTTATTCGGACAAAACTATTTATCGTCATGATAAAGATTACAGTAATTTAATAACTACAACTGATGAATCAGATTTAACATATCTACCAAATATTGAAAAAAAAATTAATAAAGCAAAAGGAGCAAAAGGAGTATTACATCTAGATATTTCTAATTGTTATGGTAGTATTTATACACATTTACTCCCTTCTATTCTACTTGGTTATGAAAAATCTTTTTTATGTTTCAGAAATAACGGAAAACCTAATTTAAGTATAACGCCTCAAGAGGCAAATGATTATTGTAAGTATAAAGAATTAGACTCTAAAGTAGGATTACTTAATGGAAAACGTACTAATGGATTATTAACAGGAAGTTTAATTTCTTCTTTTCTAGTAGAATCATTTTTGACCCGTATAGATATAGAAATAGAAAGGTTAGGAATTAACTTCAGTAGATATGTTGATGACTATGAAATATATATATATGATGAAACAAATATAGATGCATTAACAGCACAACTTCGTGAAGTTTTAAGCAAATACCATCTTGATTTCAATAATGAAAAAGCAAAATTTCTAAAATTCCCATACTATGTAGTAGAAAATTTACAACAAATCTATTCAAAGTACACTAGGAGTAAAATGACTAATAGTGAACTTATGAAACTTTTTAATAAATACTTTGAATTAGAAAATTCTGGGATTAAAGGTGCAATTAGATTTCTAATCAAAAGTATCGATGATAAATTAGATTTAGATAATAAAGTTTTATATTCATCTTTTCTTTTAAATGTTTTAGTAAATGACAAAAGGTCTTTAACTAAAGTCTGTGAGTTGATAATAAGTGAAAATATAGAGGTAGATGAAAAATATTTTGAAATAATTATTAACTTATTACATCAAAATATTAAGAATAAAAATGATTTAGAAGTAATTTGGTTAATTTATCTTTTAAAAAGTTTAAGAAAAGTTACATTAGGCAAGGATCTTTTAAGCAAAATTATTGAAAGTGAAAATGAATTAGCTATAATAATGTTAATGGAAGAGTACGGTCAAGAAATTAATGATTATAATTTGAAAGAAGATATTATAAATTTAAATTGTTCTTGGATTTTATCAGCTCAATTATATCTTAAAGATTACATAACTAAGGAGGAATTTAGTTTGAAATCTGAAATTAAATTTAATCTTCCTTTTTATAGTCGGCTAAGAGCTAAAAAATTTACTTTTTATAAGCCAATTGGAACTCAATAA
- a CDS encoding ATP-binding protein: MKIKKIILALIRAGFEKDIKAIESLSLSLLRLNKKEDPLLAEEIASILAQKKVGASSYRSIGFNSSPVDEGSQTALVQIREPISIIKPVFNENIEEEFQNFIKERKKISELLKYGIKPSNSIILYGEPGVGKTYSAKWLSYKLDMPLITLDLSATISSYLGKTGQNIKQVLEYAKSFNSILFLDEFDAIAKKRDDQSDIGELKRIVNILLKELEEWPADNIVIAATNHPEILDKAIWRRFDKHLELKNLDKKLTVDIIKKELELIKNINKEDLEMISYFVKNQSPANIVKLCDSIKRRYILSEEKDNFRKHIYTELKRNNYNGLKDKEICHYLKKIIPNITVKEIVKITGISQATIYRYLRED, encoded by the coding sequence ATGAAAATAAAAAAAATTATATTGGCTCTGATTAGAGCAGGGTTTGAAAAGGATATTAAAGCGATAGAATCTCTGTCATTATCTTTACTGAGACTTAATAAAAAGGAAGATCCGTTATTAGCTGAAGAAATAGCGTCAATATTAGCTCAAAAAAAAGTTGGAGCTTCAAGTTATAGAAGCATAGGATTCAATTCAAGTCCAGTAGATGAAGGTAGTCAAACTGCACTAGTCCAAATAAGAGAACCTATTAGTATAATAAAACCTGTCTTCAATGAAAATATTGAAGAAGAATTTCAAAATTTTATTAAAGAGAGAAAAAAGATTTCTGAATTATTAAAGTATGGAATTAAACCTTCTAATAGTATCATCCTTTATGGAGAGCCCGGAGTAGGAAAAACATATTCAGCAAAATGGTTATCTTATAAACTAGACATGCCTTTAATAACGTTAGATCTTTCAGCAACTATATCTAGTTATTTAGGAAAAACAGGGCAAAATATTAAACAAGTTCTTGAATATGCGAAATCATTTAACTCGATTTTGTTTTTAGATGAATTTGATGCTATTGCTAAAAAAAGAGATGATCAAAGTGATATTGGTGAGCTTAAGAGAATAGTAAATATATTACTTAAGGAACTAGAAGAATGGCCGGCAGATAATATTGTTATAGCGGCTACTAATCACCCAGAAATATTAGATAAGGCTATCTGGAGAAGATTTGATAAACATCTTGAATTAAAAAATCTAGATAAAAAATTAACTGTAGATATAATCAAAAAAGAACTAGAATTGATTAAAAATATAAATAAAGAAGATTTAGAAATGATTTCTTATTTTGTTAAAAATCAAAGTCCCGCTAATATAGTTAAATTATGCGATTCTATAAAAAGACGATATATTTTGTCAGAAGAAAAAGATAACTTTAGAAAACACATTTATACGGAGCTTAAAAGAAATAATTATAACGGATTAAAAGATAAAGAAATTTGTCATTATTTAAAAAAAATAATACCTAATATTACAGTTAAAGAAATTGTTAAAATAACAGGAATTTCTCAAGCAACTATATACAGATATTTAAGAGAAGATTAA
- a CDS encoding S8 family peptidase, whose translation MKKLPILSKGEKLVEPITKKFAPNNETFNLTVEEAKLERTREIEKIISEIECNSEKYDKEIIVSVRMGKHIAKSYKPTSFLPKTLGKIIGGRRYTSEIEGVSKLYFFRTTTEKLNNLKKTVNTITVPSQAWEKDIKRIEKIDFLSNKEKIDGFEKNWKIGTVEIVIHPTETAKTDVLKKIKRILEGKKYKIKEYKNGPIFISTQINKTLLNKILDYNFLRTIHPIGDVEIPTSIEVKEKKSILRNFPLYKPSVLVGVFDGGVKEDNPLFKGLVKNYDCVSTIEDSGSLEHGTGVCGAILYGNLDTTNKNIIDVSPKIGVESFRVFPPLDINDNDLYEVVDTIEETVENRKDIKVYNLSLGPCGPILQDDISRFTYALDTLSYEKDLIFCTAVGNDGEETFNRIQSPSDMVNGLGIGAYSYNDQGVKVRAPYSCIGEGREGAKVKPDLLAFGGCENNPFELISTDGTDINFSVGTSFAAPIVAGKIGRMMAESQEISPQLAKSLLILNSDNNGNIKPTLETGYGFLNKTEDDILNCSNNNEVIIVYNGEISPGSQAKLKIPYPETNHKGKVKITWSLSLATPVDGLDTDGYTKCCIVDTFYPHSEKFKFSKNKKNRIVNVNKDREKVEELISQGFKQSALPDTESGNLYKCERELRKHMKWDTTVKRHVSKLNKSLKDPFLVLHGMEREASESDKIKYALSVKVEFIKYAGNLYSEIRNQYKILSPLQLRTQLQTQIEV comes from the coding sequence ATGAAAAAACTACCTATTTTATCAAAAGGTGAAAAATTAGTTGAACCTATAACTAAAAAATTTGCACCAAATAATGAGACTTTTAATTTAACTGTAGAAGAAGCTAAATTAGAAAGAACTCGAGAAATAGAAAAAATAATTTCTGAAATTGAATGTAATAGTGAAAAATATGATAAAGAAATAATTGTAAGTGTAAGAATGGGTAAGCATATAGCTAAGAGCTATAAACCTACTAGTTTTTTGCCAAAAACTTTAGGAAAGATAATTGGAGGAAGAAGGTATACTTCTGAAATAGAAGGAGTGTCAAAACTTTATTTTTTTAGAACAACTACCGAGAAATTAAATAACTTAAAAAAAACAGTTAACACTATAACAGTTCCTAGTCAAGCTTGGGAAAAAGACATAAAAAGAATAGAAAAAATAGACTTTTTAAGCAACAAAGAAAAAATAGATGGATTTGAGAAAAATTGGAAAATTGGAACAGTTGAAATTGTAATACATCCTACTGAAACAGCAAAAACAGACGTATTAAAGAAAATTAAAAGAATATTAGAAGGGAAAAAATATAAAATAAAAGAATATAAAAATGGACCAATCTTCATATCAACTCAAATAAATAAGACTTTATTAAATAAAATATTAGATTATAACTTTCTAAGAACCATTCATCCAATTGGAGATGTAGAAATCCCAACCTCTATTGAAGTAAAAGAAAAAAAGTCGATTTTAAGAAATTTTCCACTTTATAAACCGTCTGTTTTAGTAGGTGTATTTGACGGAGGAGTAAAAGAGGATAATCCTTTATTCAAGGGGTTAGTAAAAAATTATGATTGTGTTTCAACAATTGAAGACAGTGGTAGTCTTGAACATGGAACTGGAGTTTGTGGAGCAATTCTATATGGAAATTTAGACACTACTAATAAAAATATCATAGATGTTTCACCTAAAATAGGAGTAGAAAGCTTTAGAGTTTTTCCACCACTAGATATCAATGATAATGATTTGTATGAAGTAGTCGATACAATTGAAGAAACAGTAGAAAATAGAAAGGACATAAAAGTTTACAATCTTTCTTTAGGGCCCTGTGGCCCAATTTTACAAGATGATATAAGTAGGTTTACATATGCACTAGATACTCTATCTTATGAGAAAGATCTTATATTTTGTACAGCTGTAGGTAATGATGGAGAAGAAACTTTTAATAGAATTCAAAGTCCTTCAGACATGGTAAATGGTTTAGGAATTGGAGCATATAGCTATAATGATCAGGGAGTAAAAGTAAGAGCTCCTTATAGTTGTATTGGAGAAGGGAGAGAAGGCGCTAAGGTAAAACCTGATCTATTAGCTTTTGGTGGTTGTGAAAATAACCCTTTTGAATTAATTTCTACAGATGGAACAGACATAAATTTTAGTGTAGGAACAAGCTTTGCTGCACCTATAGTTGCAGGGAAAATAGGTCGAATGATGGCTGAATCTCAAGAAATATCTCCACAGTTAGCAAAGTCGTTACTAATTTTGAATTCTGATAACAATGGCAACATAAAACCTACTTTAGAAACTGGGTACGGCTTTTTAAATAAAACAGAAGATGATATTTTAAATTGTTCTAATAACAATGAAGTAATAATCGTTTATAATGGAGAAATATCTCCAGGTAGTCAAGCAAAATTAAAAATACCATATCCTGAAACAAATCATAAAGGAAAAGTAAAAATAACTTGGTCATTAAGTTTAGCAACCCCTGTAGATGGTTTAGATACTGATGGATACACTAAATGTTGTATCGTTGATACTTTTTATCCACATAGTGAAAAATTTAAATTTTCAAAAAATAAAAAAAATAGAATTGTAAATGTTAACAAAGATAGAGAAAAGGTTGAGGAATTAATATCACAAGGTTTTAAACAAAGTGCTCTTCCTGATACAGAATCAGGAAACCTTTATAAATGTGAAAGAGAATTGAGAAAACATATGAAGTGGGATACGACAGTTAAAAGGCACGTATCAAAACTTAACAAATCATTAAAAGATCCTTTTCTTGTATTACACGGAATGGAACGAGAAGCATCAGAAAGTGATAAAATTAAATACGCATTATCTGTAAAAGTTGAATTTATTAAATATGCAGGTAATCTATATAGTGAAATTAGAAATCAATATAAAATACTCTCACCTCTACAACTAAGAACACAACTTCAAACTCAAATAGAAGTTTAA
- a CDS encoding phage terminase large subunit family protein yields MNERKKVKKLFKECLELLKPPINLSISEWADANRILSSEGSKEIGAWETKRTPYMIEIYERLESGEVREVILKMASQLAKSEFINNIFGKYAHLAPCPMLLVQPTDTMAIAYSKERIAPMIRDTYVLKTRIKDANSKNSGNTVTHKMFPGGYLAFIGSNSPSKLAARPIKIIFFDEVDRYPESSGREGDVISLGRKRLTTYGDESKCIITGTPTVKNKSAIEKEFANGSQAVWKLPCPHCGEYQVLDFKTLKWIDDDHETVEMVCNECGVLSHEKEWKRGNQSKGKWVHKFPEKKKKLSYHLNALASPWRTWESIVEEWIESQGDMEKIKTFKNTVLAETWEEQNIKTIDYMTLYKRRESYKAEVPEGVLLLTAGVDIQHNRIEVEVKGWGLGRESWGIIYQVFYGNPSKEEVWNELYEFLKSDFYFECGTPLKIFATCIDTGYNTQNVYDFVSDKEHERIFGIKGQGGIVPINNGFRRTKHNEINLYSIGVNALKDSTMSKLRIKKKGKGYCHYPKNPTRNYTEKYFMSLTAEVRDPSSNKWIKIRDRNEALDLHNYNEAALEIYNYDMKTLAKLSKEDLSLLSKLGYLEREAE; encoded by the coding sequence ATGAATGAAAGAAAAAAAGTAAAAAAATTATTCAAAGAGTGCCTGGAGTTATTGAAGCCGCCAATTAATTTAAGTATCAGTGAATGGGCAGATGCAAATAGGATCTTATCTTCAGAAGGGTCTAAAGAGATAGGGGCCTGGGAAACTAAAAGAACTCCATACATGATAGAGATCTATGAAAGATTAGAATCTGGAGAAGTTAGAGAAGTAATCCTTAAGATGGCTTCACAACTGGCTAAATCAGAATTCATAAATAATATCTTCGGGAAATATGCACACCTGGCTCCCTGTCCAATGCTCTTGGTACAGCCCACAGATACCATGGCAATAGCATATTCAAAGGAGCGGATAGCTCCAATGATAAGAGATACCTACGTATTAAAAACCAGAATCAAGGATGCAAACTCAAAGAACTCAGGGAATACAGTTACACACAAGATGTTCCCGGGAGGATACCTTGCCTTTATAGGATCTAATTCACCAAGTAAATTAGCAGCCAGGCCGATCAAGATAATTTTCTTTGATGAGGTAGACAGATATCCCGAGTCTTCAGGGAGGGAAGGAGATGTAATATCTCTTGGACGAAAAAGATTAACTACCTATGGGGATGAGAGTAAGTGTATTATCACAGGAACCCCTACTGTTAAAAATAAAAGTGCCATAGAAAAAGAGTTTGCAAATGGATCACAGGCAGTATGGAAGCTCCCTTGTCCCCATTGCGGGGAATATCAGGTATTAGATTTTAAAACCCTGAAGTGGATAGATGATGACCATGAAACTGTAGAGATGGTTTGTAATGAATGTGGAGTGTTATCCCATGAGAAAGAATGGAAGAGAGGAAATCAGTCTAAAGGGAAATGGGTACATAAATTTCCTGAAAAGAAAAAGAAGTTAAGTTATCACTTAAACGCTTTAGCCAGTCCATGGAGAACATGGGAATCAATAGTTGAAGAATGGATAGAATCCCAGGGAGATATGGAAAAGATAAAGACATTTAAAAATACTGTCCTGGCAGAAACATGGGAAGAGCAGAATATTAAAACTATCGACTATATGACTTTATACAAGAGAAGGGAAAGCTATAAAGCGGAAGTTCCTGAAGGAGTTTTACTCTTAACAGCAGGAGTAGATATTCAGCATAACAGAATCGAAGTAGAAGTTAAAGGCTGGGGATTAGGCCGTGAAAGCTGGGGAATTATATACCAGGTATTTTATGGGAACCCATCAAAAGAAGAAGTCTGGAATGAACTGTATGAATTTTTAAAATCTGATTTCTATTTTGAATGTGGAACTCCCTTAAAGATCTTTGCAACTTGTATCGATACTGGGTACAACACACAAAATGTTTATGATTTTGTCTCTGATAAGGAGCACGAAAGGATCTTCGGTATTAAGGGGCAGGGTGGAATAGTTCCAATAAATAATGGATTTAGAAGAACTAAGCATAATGAAATTAATCTTTATTCCATAGGGGTCAATGCATTAAAAGATTCAACTATGAGTAAATTAAGGATCAAGAAAAAAGGAAAGGGATATTGTCACTATCCTAAAAACCCGACAAGAAACTATACTGAAAAATATTTTATGAGTTTAACAGCCGAGGTAAGAGATCCTAGCAGCAATAAATGGATAAAAATAAGAGATAGAAATGAAGCGTTAGATCTACACAACTACAATGAAGCAGCATTAGAAATATATAATTACGACATGAAAACTTTAGCAAAATTATCCAAAGAAGATTTAAGTTTATTATCTAAACTTGGATATCTAGAAAGGGAGGCAGAATGA
- a CDS encoding phage portal protein, protein MEISFKKMVSGMGSMKIRAETFLHKSKEVFQYHNHGAGTQNAMDYDDEINSADVDIGESKETLMARSRDEYMGNAIANGAIKRIRSNVVGVGIKLKASIDNNILNLEQEKKEEIEKNIENLWRMWAESTECDWGRQSKLSHIQSLAILTALIDGECFAALSFKLNPGELFGLKVRLLDPASCINPSDVGDKDIKNGVEKDKNGIITAYHFKKNKTGSETTKIQVHGNKTGRKNLLVLMEKERIGQRRGVPLIAPVLEILHQMRKFTHAELMAATVNSYFAAFVENETEETKQQSPFRIINGKHATLKSGIISQMAPGQKIKFPDSNRPNSGFTKFMETMSTHIGASLELAPEQLLLKFSNNYSASKGALLESWKMLKAKRQWFTDDFMQPIYEEFLDYCVAMDYIDLPGYEDPFKRKAYQKTQWFGQAQGSLDPLKEVKAAELRIKNNLSTSGRESMEINGSDIDDNIEQRGREVKKMKKYGLVNNGKSKKDKTKGGETNELT, encoded by the coding sequence ATGGAAATATCATTTAAGAAAATGGTTTCTGGAATGGGATCTATGAAGATAAGAGCAGAGACGTTTTTACATAAAAGTAAAGAAGTTTTTCAGTATCATAACCATGGGGCAGGAACACAAAATGCTATGGATTATGATGATGAGATAAATAGTGCTGATGTGGATATAGGAGAATCAAAAGAAACTCTTATGGCTAGATCTAGAGATGAATATATGGGTAATGCCATAGCAAATGGAGCTATCAAGAGAATTAGATCCAACGTTGTAGGTGTAGGGATAAAGCTAAAAGCATCTATAGACAACAATATTCTAAACCTGGAGCAAGAGAAAAAAGAAGAGATAGAAAAAAATATAGAGAATTTATGGAGAATGTGGGCGGAATCAACTGAATGTGATTGGGGAAGGCAATCTAAACTAAGTCATATTCAATCATTAGCTATCTTAACAGCATTAATAGATGGTGAATGTTTCGCAGCTTTATCATTTAAACTTAATCCAGGAGAGCTATTTGGATTAAAAGTAAGGTTATTAGATCCGGCTAGTTGTATTAATCCTTCAGATGTTGGAGATAAAGACATAAAAAACGGTGTAGAAAAGGATAAAAACGGGATAATAACAGCTTATCACTTTAAAAAGAATAAAACTGGTTCTGAAACTACTAAGATCCAGGTCCATGGGAATAAAACTGGAAGGAAAAATTTGTTGGTCCTTATGGAAAAAGAGAGGATAGGTCAGAGAAGAGGAGTTCCATTAATAGCACCAGTCCTTGAGATTCTCCATCAAATGAGAAAGTTTACCCATGCAGAACTTATGGCAGCTACTGTTAATTCATATTTTGCAGCCTTTGTAGAAAATGAAACTGAAGAAACCAAACAGCAAAGTCCTTTTAGAATCATAAATGGTAAACATGCAACTTTAAAAAGCGGGATTATAAGTCAAATGGCTCCCGGGCAAAAGATTAAATTTCCTGATTCTAACAGGCCTAATTCAGGATTTACCAAGTTTATGGAAACTATGAGTACTCATATAGGCGCTTCTTTAGAGTTAGCACCAGAGCAGCTATTACTAAAGTTTTCTAATAACTATTCAGCTTCAAAGGGAGCTCTATTAGAATCATGGAAGATGTTAAAAGCTAAAAGACAATGGTTTACAGATGATTTTATGCAGCCTATCTATGAGGAGTTTTTAGACTATTGTGTAGCCATGGACTATATAGATCTTCCTGGATATGAAGATCCCTTTAAAAGAAAGGCATATCAGAAAACCCAGTGGTTTGGACAGGCTCAGGGGTCATTAGATCCTTTAAAAGAAGTTAAAGCTGCAGAACTTAGAATTAAAAACAATCTAAGTACAAGCGGACGAGAAAGTATGGAGATCAACGGCAGTGATATTGATGATAACATCGAGCAGAGAGGTCGAGAGGTAAAGAAGATGAAAAAATATGGATTAGTAAATAATGGAAAATCTAAAAAAGATAAAACAAAAGGAGGTGAAACAAATGAGCTTACTTAA
- a CDS encoding Clp protease ClpP, with translation MSLLNVLMLGNKKAEMRIYGVIGEGWMADVTSEDVNRELDQLEDINEIDVRINSPGGGVFAGAAIYNSLKRHKAKKNIYVDGICASIATVVAMAGDTINMGRTAMMMIHNPYSPSISGGAKELRKKADDLDKLKELSIGAYLTKVNLTREELIEKMDYETWMTADEAKGFGFISHIEDDIEPQMYFDKNILMCGKNISVDVSKFKNLNSFLEKKHIPKTKPVNQNNLNKKGDVKMDLNQLMQQYPDLYKQIVQVGVNQERERIQNLETIEQRAGRSLECIQKAKFETPLEATNQELMTDILQEMAAQPKNTETQSKAENKMQILLNKIDDAKDGGAQDQVLDGMTKQEIADKQEADEIDEIVALANGEELGE, from the coding sequence ATGAGCTTACTTAATGTACTAATGTTAGGAAATAAGAAAGCAGAGATGAGAATCTATGGTGTCATAGGGGAAGGTTGGATGGCTGATGTAACCTCAGAAGATGTTAATCGGGAGTTAGATCAACTAGAAGATATAAATGAGATAGATGTTAGGATCAACTCTCCTGGAGGCGGAGTATTTGCCGGAGCAGCTATATACAATAGTTTGAAAAGACATAAAGCTAAAAAAAATATATATGTAGATGGAATTTGTGCATCTATTGCTACTGTAGTAGCTATGGCAGGAGATACGATCAACATGGGAAGAACTGCCATGATGATGATCCATAATCCTTATTCACCATCAATTAGCGGAGGTGCCAAGGAACTTAGAAAGAAAGCAGATGATCTTGATAAATTAAAAGAACTTTCCATTGGCGCATATCTAACCAAAGTAAACCTCACACGGGAAGAGTTGATAGAAAAAATGGATTATGAAACTTGGATGACTGCTGATGAAGCTAAGGGCTTTGGATTTATTAGTCATATAGAAGATGATATTGAACCTCAAATGTATTTTGATAAAAATATCCTAATGTGTGGAAAGAATATATCTGTAGATGTTTCTAAATTTAAAAATCTAAATAGTTTTTTAGAAAAGAAACATATACCTAAGACTAAACCAGTAAACCAAAATAATTTAAATAAAAAAGGAGATGTGAAGATGGATTTAAACCAATTAATGCAACAATACCCAGATCTATATAAGCAAATAGTTCAGGTAGGAGTTAACCAGGAAAGAGAAAGGATTCAAAATTTAGAAACAATAGAACAAAGAGCAGGAAGATCATTAGAATGTATCCAGAAAGCCAAATTTGAAACTCCTTTAGAAGCGACTAACCAGGAATTAATGACTGATATCCTTCAGGAGATGGCAGCTCAGCCTAAAAATACTGAAACTCAATCTAAAGCTGAAAATAAGATGCAGATCTTACTAAATAAAATTGATGATGCAAAAGATGGGGGAGCCCAAGATCAAGTATTAGATGGAATGACTAAGCAAGAGATTGCTGATAAACAAGAAGCAGATGAAATTGATGAAATAGTAGCGTTAGCCAATGGAGAAGAATTAGGAGAGTGA